A single genomic interval of Prochlorococcus marinus XMU1406 harbors:
- the pstS gene encoding phosphate ABC transporter substrate-binding protein PstS has product MGIFKKTLILSSVISLILSPSAMASKRLSGAGATFPSKIYTRWFFDLAKAGGPRVNYQAVGSGSGRKAFIDETVNFGASDEPMKDSDIEKVTRGLVQIPMVGGTIAFGYNYDCDLKLTQEQAVQVAMGMIKDWKELGCKSGKLTWTHRSDGSGTTKAFTNSMEAFSKSWNLGTGKSVKWPSGVGAKGNSGVAGVIQNTPGAIGYVNQSYIKGKVRAAALQNLSDEFVTPNTEAGAIALNGINLDKNLAGKNANPTAKGAYPIATLTWILAYEKGNGRNTNAIQDTFYKLLSDEYQSKAPALGFVPLKGEILKKSRAAVKKIGR; this is encoded by the coding sequence GTGGGCATTTTCAAAAAAACACTCATTTTATCTTCTGTAATTTCATTAATACTTTCTCCATCTGCGATGGCTTCAAAAAGATTGAGTGGAGCTGGTGCAACATTTCCTTCAAAAATTTATACAAGATGGTTTTTTGACTTAGCTAAAGCTGGAGGCCCTAGAGTTAATTATCAAGCAGTAGGTTCTGGATCTGGAAGAAAAGCCTTTATAGACGAAACTGTAAATTTTGGTGCATCAGATGAGCCTATGAAAGATTCTGATATAGAGAAAGTTACAAGAGGACTTGTTCAAATACCGATGGTAGGCGGAACAATTGCGTTTGGATATAACTATGATTGCGACTTGAAACTAACTCAAGAGCAGGCTGTTCAAGTAGCAATGGGAATGATAAAAGATTGGAAGGAATTAGGATGTAAATCAGGAAAATTAACTTGGACGCATCGTTCCGATGGTTCAGGCACGACTAAAGCTTTTACTAATTCTATGGAAGCTTTCTCTAAAAGTTGGAATTTAGGTACTGGTAAATCTGTTAAATGGCCTTCGGGAGTTGGAGCAAAAGGTAATTCTGGTGTTGCGGGTGTTATACAAAATACTCCCGGAGCAATTGGTTATGTCAATCAATCATATATAAAAGGGAAGGTAAGAGCTGCAGCTTTACAAAATCTTTCTGACGAATTCGTTACTCCGAATACTGAAGCAGGAGCAATAGCTTTAAATGGAATAAATCTTGATAAGAACTTGGCTGGTAAAAATGCAAACCCTACTGCTAAAGGAGCTTATCCAATAGCAACCCTAACTTGGATACTCGCTTATGAAAAAGGTAATGGTAGGAATACCAATGCAATTCAAGATACATTCTATAAATTGCTCAGCGATGAATACCAATCAAAAGCTCCTGCCTTAGGTTTCGTTCCCTTGAAAGGAGAAATTTTAAAAAAATCAAGAGCCGCCGTAAAAAAAATAGGTAGATAA
- the pstC gene encoding phosphate ABC transporter permease subunit PstC, with product MEEKLTLFKNRKRFGIEKNIDIIFKNTALVLSSFVAIILLGIILVVFFQSFESFSRYGLKFLVTSEWNPVKDEYGAFTAIYGTLVTSFLSLLITIPLGVGTAIFITEDFVPKVVREIIGSFVELLAAIPSVVLGLWAIFVMEPFFRAFFVFLHNFFGWIPLFSTEPTGRNSLLAILILVVMLLPIVTSIARDSLNQVPKKLRNAAYGIGASRWKTIFSVILPAGLSGIMAGVLLALGRAMGETMAVTMIIGNSNAFSWSLLSPGYTISSMLANQFGEADGSQVSSLFYAAFVLMILSLVVNIFAQWLVKKFSLKY from the coding sequence ATGGAAGAGAAATTAACTCTTTTCAAGAATCGTAAAAGATTCGGTATCGAAAAAAATATAGATATTATCTTCAAGAATACTGCTCTAGTCTTGTCTAGTTTCGTAGCAATAATACTTTTAGGAATTATTTTAGTAGTCTTTTTTCAGTCATTTGAATCCTTTTCAAGGTATGGCTTGAAGTTTCTCGTAACCTCTGAATGGAATCCAGTAAAAGATGAATATGGAGCTTTTACTGCAATATATGGCACATTAGTAACTTCATTCCTGTCGCTATTAATAACTATCCCTTTGGGAGTTGGAACTGCAATATTTATTACCGAAGACTTTGTGCCTAAAGTTGTTAGAGAAATAATAGGTTCTTTTGTTGAATTATTAGCAGCTATTCCATCAGTTGTATTAGGACTTTGGGCAATATTTGTTATGGAACCTTTTTTTAGAGCATTTTTTGTCTTTTTACATAATTTCTTTGGTTGGATACCTTTATTCAGTACTGAACCTACAGGTAGGAATTCTTTGCTAGCAATATTAATTTTAGTCGTGATGCTTTTGCCAATTGTGACCTCCATTGCAAGAGATTCACTCAATCAGGTTCCTAAAAAGCTTAGAAATGCAGCATATGGAATTGGAGCAAGTAGATGGAAAACAATATTTTCAGTAATCTTGCCAGCAGGGTTATCAGGAATTATGGCAGGTGTTTTATTAGCTTTAGGCAGAGCGATGGGAGAAACTATGGCTGTGACAATGATTATTGGTAATTCCAATGCATTTAGTTGGTCTCTATTATCTCCTGGATATACCATTTCTTCCATGCTTGCAAACCAGTTTGGCGAGGCTGATGGAAGTCAGGTTTCATCACTCTTTTATGCAGCTTTTGTACTGATGATCCTATCTTTAGTTGTTAATATCTTTGCGCAATGGCTAGTTAAGAAATTTAGTCTCAAATATTAG